From one Phocaeicola salanitronis DSM 18170 genomic stretch:
- a CDS encoding NADP-specific glutamate dehydrogenase translates to MNAAKVLEDLKRRFPNEPEYHQAVEEVLGTIEEEYNKHPEFDKVNLIERLCIPDRVYQFRVTWMDDKGNIQTNMGYRVQHNNAIGPYKGGIRFHSSVNLGILKFLAFEQTFKNSLTTLPMGGGKGGSDFSPRGKSNAEVMRFCQAFMLELWRHIGPETDVPAGDIGVGGREVGYMFGMYKKLTREFSGVLTGKGREFGGSLIRPEATGYGNIYFLLEMLKTRNIDIKGKTCLVSGAGNVAQYTVEKLIQLGAKVVTMSDSDGYIYDPDGIDREKLDYIMELKNLYRGRIREYAEKYGCKYVAGARPWNEKGDIALPSATQNEINGDDAKALVANGVFAVSEGANMPSTPEAIRVFQEAKILYAPGKAANAGGVSVSGLEMTQNSIKLSWSQEEVDEKLKSIMKNIHEACVKYGTEPDGYINYVKGANVAGFMKVANAMMAQGIV, encoded by the coding sequence ATGAATGCAGCTAAAGTATTGGAAGATCTGAAAAGAAGATTTCCGAATGAACCTGAGTACCATCAGGCAGTAGAAGAAGTGTTAGGTACAATCGAAGAAGAATACAACAAGCATCCTGAATTCGACAAAGTGAATCTGATTGAACGCTTGTGTATTCCAGACCGTGTATACCAGTTCCGTGTAACGTGGATGGACGATAAAGGCAACATCCAAACCAATATGGGATACCGTGTACAGCATAACAACGCCATTGGCCCGTACAAAGGCGGTATCCGTTTCCACAGTTCCGTAAACCTCGGTATCCTGAAGTTCCTGGCTTTCGAACAAACATTCAAGAACTCATTGACTACACTCCCGATGGGTGGAGGCAAAGGTGGTTCAGACTTCTCTCCACGTGGCAAATCAAACGCTGAGGTAATGCGTTTCTGCCAGGCTTTCATGCTGGAATTGTGGCGTCACATTGGTCCTGAAACCGATGTACCTGCCGGTGACATCGGTGTAGGCGGACGTGAAGTAGGCTACATGTTCGGTATGTACAAGAAACTGACCCGTGAATTCAGCGGTGTGCTTACCGGTAAAGGACGCGAATTCGGCGGTTCATTGATTCGCCCCGAAGCAACAGGTTACGGAAATATCTACTTCCTGCTCGAAATGCTGAAGACCCGCAACATCGACATCAAAGGCAAGACCTGTCTGGTATCAGGTGCAGGAAACGTAGCACAATATACAGTAGAAAAACTGATTCAGCTGGGTGCGAAAGTAGTTACGATGTCCGACTCAGACGGTTATATCTACGATCCGGACGGAATCGACCGCGAAAAACTGGATTACATCATGGAACTGAAGAACCTGTACCGTGGACGTATCCGCGAATATGCAGAGAAATACGGCTGCAAATACGTAGCCGGAGCACGTCCTTGGAACGAGAAAGGCGACATTGCCCTGCCTTCTGCCACACAGAATGAAATCAACGGCGATGATGCCAAAGCTTTGGTTGCCAACGGTGTATTCGCTGTATCCGAAGGTGCCAACATGCCTTCTACCCCCGAAGCAATCCGTGTATTCCAGGAAGCGAAGATTCTCTATGCACCGGGTAAGGCTGCCAATGCCGGTGGTGTATCTGTATCAGGTCTGGAAATGACTCAGAACTCCATCAAGCTGAGCTGGAGCCAGGAAGAAGTGGACGAAAAGCTGAAGAGCATCATGAAGAACATCCACGAAGCTTGCGTGAAATACGGAACAGAACCCGACGGTTACATCAACTACGTAAAGGGTGCCAACGTAGCCGGATTCATGAAAGTGGCAAATGCCATGATGGCTCAAGGCATCGTATAA
- a CDS encoding PCMD domain-containing protein, translating to MNIRKIFAGFLLTLAVSSCIQDEALNVEAAIDDCTGENIQLASIDATHKEIEIYVLDGTDVSQQELNFTLADGATIQADETEAGDQPPYYDFSQRTLRRFTVTSEDGNTTATYVVRINKMELPTHYSFENLRATTPYHIFYLTNESGIMQWASGNPGYELSGMALDETQYPTVQGPIGYSGKCVRLTTSDTGSFGEPIGMPIAAGNLFIGSFDVQNAVIDPLGATRFGFPFTKLPVRITGWYKYKRGEVFTDEDKQVVEGETDMGDIYALLYEAPTSDYTLEGDALPLTGAINENIALMARISDMKETDEWTYFDLPFEAQNGKTIDEEGLADGKYKLAIVFSSSIGGGYFRGAVGSELCIDEVEVICE from the coding sequence ATGAATATCCGAAAAATCTTTGCAGGGTTCCTTCTTACCCTGGCGGTGTCTTCGTGCATTCAAGACGAAGCCCTGAACGTAGAAGCAGCCATCGATGACTGCACAGGCGAAAACATCCAACTGGCAAGCATAGATGCCACCCACAAAGAAATAGAAATTTATGTACTCGACGGCACAGATGTATCACAGCAAGAACTGAACTTCACGCTTGCCGACGGCGCAACCATTCAAGCCGATGAAACAGAAGCAGGCGACCAGCCTCCGTATTACGATTTCAGCCAACGCACATTGCGCAGGTTCACCGTGACATCGGAAGACGGAAACACAACCGCCACGTATGTAGTCCGCATCAACAAAATGGAACTTCCCACTCATTATTCGTTCGAAAACCTGCGCGCCACTACGCCCTATCATATTTTCTATCTCACCAATGAGTCGGGCATCATGCAGTGGGCAAGCGGAAACCCAGGCTACGAACTGAGCGGCATGGCACTCGATGAGACTCAATACCCTACCGTACAGGGACCAATAGGCTACAGCGGCAAATGCGTGCGTCTTACTACCAGTGATACCGGTTCTTTCGGAGAGCCTATCGGCATGCCTATTGCGGCAGGCAATCTGTTTATAGGATCGTTTGATGTGCAAAATGCCGTTATAGACCCGCTCGGAGCCACCCGTTTCGGATTTCCTTTCACCAAACTGCCCGTACGCATTACCGGCTGGTACAAATATAAACGGGGAGAAGTGTTTACCGATGAAGACAAACAGGTGGTAGAAGGAGAAACCGACATGGGCGACATCTATGCCCTACTCTACGAAGCACCGACCAGCGACTATACCTTGGAAGGCGACGCGCTTCCCCTGACAGGAGCCATTAACGAGAACATAGCACTGATGGCACGCATTTCCGACATGAAAGAAACCGATGAATGGACCTACTTTGACTTGCCATTCGAGGCACAAAACGGCAAGACGATAGACGAAGAAGGACTGGCTGACGGCAAATACAAACTGGCTATCGTTTTCTCTTCCAGCATCGGAGGAGGATATTTCCGCGGAGCGGTAGGAAGCGAACTTTGCATAGACGAAGTGGAAGTCATCTGTGAATAA